The Chitinophaga niabensis genomic interval GCAGTTCATTACGGGATGTAGTGAGTGTATCTAATTGATTTTCTTTAGTTACCAGTTCTTTGCTGGTTTGACTTTTGTCGTAAAACATATACCCCCAGGTTCCCACCAGGGCGGCAATGAGAACGCCGTAAATCACTCCGTTTTTGTTGCTTTTTGGTTTTTCAGGTCCGGAATTACTGGGCGTACCAGTCGTAAATGTGTTTTCCGCCATAATAGTGATGTTTTATTTTTGATTGTTTATATGGGTAAAATTTTCTAAAAATCCGAAACGTTAAAATTTGTTTAAATTACACGTTTTAAAACTTTTGCCGTGCTCAATAACGTTGCCCTCGATCAATTATTACTCCTCGATATAGAAACTACTCCGCTCACTGCATCCTTTGATCATCTGCCAGACGAGCTTCAGGCCCTCTGGTTGGAGAAAAACGCAAAAACTGCGCCAGAATCTGAAAACGCTTTTGAAAATTTCAATGAAAGAGCTGGTTTATTAGCAGAATTCGGAAGGATCGTTTGTATCTCGGCCGGTTTCTTCTTTACGGAAAATGGTCATTATCAGCTTCGTATCAAATCTTTTTATGGAAATGACGAAAAAGAACTGCTTTCCGGATTTTTGGAACTAACACATAAGTTTTTTACCCGTCACCCCCGTTTTCAATTTGCCGGGCATAACATCCGCGAATTTGATATTCCCTATATTTGCCGCCGCGCACTCATCAATGGTCTTTCTTTACCCGTTTCCCTGCAATTGAATAACTTCAAACCCTGGGAACAACCATTGCTGGATACCATGCAGTTATGGCGTTTCGGAGAGTTCCGGAATTACACTTCCCTCAAACTCCTGGCGGCTGTAATGGGCATTCCCACGCCAAAAGATGATATCGACGGCAGCATGGTAGGCAAAGTATATTGGGAAACCGGAGACGTGAAAAGGATCGCAGATTACTGCCAGAAAGATGTGTTGACCGTAGCACAATTGTTATTGAAATTCAAAGGTTTGCCTTTGATCGAAAAAGATGGAATTTCTATCGTAGCTTAATATAAAATGGACTACCAGGATATTATAAAAGATTGGAAGAGTAATAAGTTCCGGCCGCTTTACTGGCTGGAAGGGGAAGAGGATTTCTTCATTGACCAGGTGGTGGACTATGCAGAACATCATTTGCTCAGCGAAGCAGAACAGGGGTTTAACCTCACCGTATTATATGGAAAGGATACAGACTGGGCCACGGTAGTGAATGCCTGTCGCCGTTATCCCATGTTCGCTGAACGCCAGGTGGTGATCCTCAAAGAAGCGCAGGCTATGAAAGACCTGCTGAAACTGGAAGCCTACATTGAACAACCCTTGGGTTCCACCATTTTTGTAGTGGCCCATAAACAGGGTAAAATAGATGGCCGCAGTAAAACGGCCAAGCTGATCAAGGATAAAGGGGTAGTGCTTTCTACCAAAAAAATGTACGATAACCAGATCCCTGCCTGGGCAGAAGCGTATGTACGCAGCCAGGGGCTGGGCATTTCGGAAAAAGCCTGTGTGCTGCTGGCAGACCATATCGGTAACGATCTGTCCCGCATTGCCAATGAAATAGATAAATTAAAAGTGAACCTGCCCGCCGGCAAGAAAATAGATGAGGCCGACATTGAGAAATATGTAGGCATCAGCAAGGAATACAATGTATTTGAATTACAGAATGCACTGGGCATGCAGGATATGGGTAAAGTGATGCGCATTATCAAATACTTCTCCGCCAACCCCAAAGCAGCGCCTATTCAAATGGTGATCCCTGCCCTGTATAATTATTTCGCCAAGATCAGTTTGCTGTTTGGCGTAAAAGGAGGAGAGAAGGAAATGGCATCCGCAATAGGCGTACATCCTTTTTTCGTGAAAGATTATATGGCAGCGGCAAGGAAATTTGGCCCTGATGGTACAGAAAGAGCGCTCCTGTTATTACATCAGTACAACCTGCGCAGTATTGGTATCAACGACAGCGGAACGGAAGATGGGGAGTTGATGAAGGAAATGGCGTACAGGATGTTAAGACCTTAAGATCAACCGCGCCTTAGCCACATCATCTGTGATCTGCACCACCAGCGCATCTACAGCATCAAATTTTTTATCTGCACGGATAAACTCTATGAAGGAAACATGGATCTCTGCTCCATAGATATCTTCATTAAAATCAAGGATATATACTTCGATCCTTAGCTCGGTGCCATTAAAAGTAGGCCGGGTACCTATATTCAGCGCACCTTTCCATTCTTTGCCGGCTACAGTAACGTTCACTGCATATACTCCCTGGGCGGGAATTAATTTACGGCTGTCGTGCAAAGCGATATTGGCCGTGGGGAAACCCAGCTGCCGGCCCATTTTATCTCCATGTACCACTTTCCCGTTAATGAAATAAGGGTATCCCAGCAATTCATTGGCCAGCAGGATAGCTCCTTCCTGCAGGCTGTTCCTGATCTTGGTGGAACTTACCGTAAGGTCATGTACTACCTGTTGCGGGATCTCCAGCAACTGGAAACCAAATTTCTGCTGCTCCGCCTCCAGTAATTCCAATCCCCCTTCCCGGTTATGCCCGAAACGGTGATCGTATCCTATAATAATAGTATGTGGGCGGAAAGTGCTGATAAGGAAGTCTTCTAAATATGCGGTGGCAGAGAGTTCTGAGAAAGCTTTGGTGAATGGCACCACCACCAGGTGATGGATCCCCCATTTTTCCAGTAACTGGATCTTTTCATCCAGCGTGGTCAGCAGGTGTACTGTTTTATTCTGGGGAGCCAGTACTTCCCGCGGGTGAGGATCAAAGGTAATGATCACCGTTTCTCCATGGCAGGCCTCCGCAGCCTCTTGCAATTGCTGCAAAATGTACTGATGGCCTGTATGCACGCCGTCGAAAGTACCGATGGTGATCACGGCATTCCTGAAATCGGGCAATTGTTGTAAATCTCTGTGAACCTGCATCGTTAGATGATCATATTTTCAAAAACGCCGGTGCAAATCTAAATGTTTTGAACGGATTCCAATACTTTTGCAATTCATACAATTAATACATAGGAACATCGTGGATCAAAACCTTTACGCCCAAAGAGGCGTTTCTGCCGGCAAAGAGGATGTGCATAACGCCATCCGGCATATAGATAAGGGATTATTCCCCCAGGCTTTTTGCAAGATCATCCCGGATATCCTGGGCGGAGATGCAGACTGGTGCAATATTATGCATGCAGACGGGGCCGGCACCAAATCTTCCCTCGCTTACGCCTATTGGAAAGAAACAGGCGATATCAGCGTTTGGCGTGGTATTGCCCAGGATGCCATTATCATGAATACAGACGATCTGCTTTGTGTAGGCGCTACAGATAACATCCTGCTGTCTTCCACCATTGGCCGTAACAAGAACCTCGTTCCGGGAGAAGTGATCGCCGCCATCATCAACGGTACGGAAGAGATACTGGAAGAACTGCGGAGTTATGGCATGGGTATCTACTCCACTGGCGGGGAAACTGCTGACGTGGGAGACCTGGTACGTACCATTATTGTGGATTCTACCGTTACCTGCCGCATGAAAAGGGCCGACGTTATTTCCAACGACCGTATCAAAGCAGGCGACGTGGTAGTAGGTTTATCCTCTTCAGGCCAGGCTACCTATGAACGGGAATACAATGGAGGTATGGGCAGTAATGGCCTAACTTCCGCAAGGCACGATGTTTTCAATAAAACAGTAGCGCAGAAATTCCCTGAAAGCTATGATCCCTCCATCCCGCAGGAATTAGTGTTCAGTGGTAAAAAAGCACTGACGGATCTGGTGAATGTGCCGGGAGTAGGTAATATTACTGCCGGAAAGCTGGTATTGTCACCTACCCGTACCTATGCGCCTGTGATCAAACAGATCCTGGAGCAATACCGTTCCCAGGTGAATGGCATGGTACATTGCAGTGGCGGTGCACAAACCAAAGTGCTGCACTTCATCAATAACCTGCATGTGATCAAGGATAACTTATTCCCCATACCACCTTTATTCTCCCTGATCCAGGAGCAATCCGGTACCAGCTGGAAAGAAATGTACCAGGTGTTTAATATGGGCCACCGTATGGAGTTGTATGTACCGGAGCAGATTGCGGAAGATATCATTCGCATCAGCCAGACTTACAACATCGATGCACAGATAGTGGGAAGGGTTACAGATAGTCCTGCTAAGAAAGTAACGGTGAAGAGTGAATTCGGAACTTTTGAATATGCCTAGAAAGGCCTTTGATGCTTCATACAAACTGCCTTACTGCATGCACAATATGCATATAAGAACGCCTCAGCAATACTGAGGCGTTTTCCTTTTATCTACTTAGTTAACCTGAATGCAACCGGTAACACAAACCGTACCCGCACTGGCTCCCCTTTTTCCCTGCCGGGATTCCAGTTCGGCATTTTCTTCACTACCCTGATCGCTTCTTCTTCCAATCCGCTGCCAATCGCTTTATTCACTGACTGTACATTGCTGATAGAACCATCTTTATCAATGTCAAACTTCACGTATACGGTACCCGCCATATTCTTGTCAACAGCGGATTTGGGGTAACGAACATTGGACGAAAGGTATTGCATCATAGCATTCTGGCCACCCGGATAAGTGGGCATTTCTTCTACCATTAAGTAAGCGCCGTCATCTGCTATTTTCTTTTTAGGTTCGCCACTTTCCTGCAAGGTAAAACGGATAGGCAGGTTGAATTGTACATTTACAAGTTGGCCATTTTGCTTGCCGGGTACCCACCTCGGCATTTTCTCAACCACCCTTATGGCTTCTTCTTCCAGTCCGCCACCTTTTGGTGCGCCCACTGTTTTTACATCCATTACGTTACCATCATCTGATACGATAAAAGATACGAAAACAGTACCCTGGATATTTTTCTCCGTAGCAGTATGCGGATACCTGATATTAGTGGCCAGGAACTTATTCAATGCTGCATCCCCGCCTGCAAAAGTAGGGGGCTGTTCCACGAAAGTGAAAACCTCTTTCCCGTTTTTCTGCTGAGGTTTAAACTGTACTTTGGGATTTTTTGCAGGAGCTGGTGGTGGCGGCGGTTTTATTGTACTATCCTTCTTTTGCAGTATCTGAATGTCTGGCGGAGCAGAAACAAGTTTATCAATGTTCTCCTCCGTGATAACAAAAGCAAGTGAGGAAAATATCATGATGGCTATGGGCAGGATCATTAACCTGCGCAGATAGCTGAATCTCAGTTTACGTGATTGCGTCAGCATAAGGATGCGTCGTTTAATAGGTTGATGAGAGAAATTGTTAGTCATGCTGAAGCTGCGGTTCGTTTGCAAAGCCATCTGCAGTATGGTTTGAGCATAGTCTGCCACATTACCGTTCACAACGGATTTTTTATCAGCAATAAATTCGTGGATAAGCGAAAGTTCCCGTTTAATAAGATGAAAGAATGGATTGATCCAGCAAACAGCTGTGATGATCTCCATGAAAAGCTTATCAGTACTGTGTTTTTCCTGAACATGCACCATTTCGTGCTGCAACATCTGCCGTCCTTCCTGTGTGGTGGCATTCACCCGTTTGTTCCAGAAAATGTATCTAAAGAAAGAGAACGGTGCTGTGATCTGCTCTGAAAGTACCATCCAGTAAGGCTTTACAAACTCCACGCGGCTCATATGTATTAGCCGTACAATCTTCCAGTAACCAAATAATAACCTTCCTGCTAAAACTACTATCACCGCTGAATATAAAAACAGCACCCAGTTGAAATGCGTAACCGGCAAAGGCCCTGCAGGGGTAAACACCTGTTCACGAAGGGTAACTACCTGGCTGGTATATACGAAGAGGGTATCAGTATCTTCAGGAGTAAAAGAAATAGGAATGCGAAGCAAGGGCACCACCAGGCTGAGCAAAGTGCAAAGCAGCAGGTAAAACCTGTTCCACTGGTGAAAACGGTTATTACGTAAAGCCATGTGATAATAAGCATACAGGATCCCTGAGCAGATGATCACTTTAGCGAGATAGGCCAGGAGCGGTGTCATTTTTCAGTGTTTTTGGCGTTCTTGATCTGTTGCAGTAATTTTTCGAGATCGGCTACACTCATATCTTTCTCCTTCACAAAGAAAGAAACCATGTTACTGAATGAGCCCTCAAAATAACCGGATACCAGGTGTTTCACTGTTTTATGACTGTATTCGTCCTTAGTGATCAACGCATAGTACTGATGACTTTTCCCGTATGCCTTAAAGCTGACAAAACCTTTATCCACCAGTATCTTCACCAATGTGGAAATGGTGTTGTAATGCGGCCGCGGTTCCGGCATCTCATCTATCATATCTTTTACAAATGAAGGACCCAGCTTCCATAATACCTGCATGATCTGCTCTTCAGCTTTTGTCAGTGTTTTCATGATCGGGAGCATATTTTCGCGCTCAATTCAAATGTAAAACTATTTATTTAGTTTTCAAACTATTTTTTTAGTTAATAACCTTCGCAGATCAATAACAGGGAATTAGTTATTTTTGAATTTCTAAAAGGAAATAAATGGTGGATCAACCCATAGTTCAACTGACGAATGTTAATATATACCAGGGCCATTCATTGATCTTATCCGATGTGAATATTACGGTCAACAGGGGTGAATTTGTTTACCTGATCGGCAAAACGGGTACAGGTAAATCAAGCCTGCTGAAAACTTTGTACGGAGATCTCACCCTGAAAGAGGGGAACGGCCAGGTAGTGGGGTTTGATCTGAAGAAGATGGACTGGAAGAAAGTACCCTACCTGCGCAGGAACCTGGGCGTAGTGTTCCAGGATTTTCAACTGCTTACAGACCGTAATGTACACGATAACCTCAAGTTTGCCCTTAAAGCCACGGGCTGGCAGGAACCCAAGCAGATCGAGGATAAGATCCATGACGTACTGGAAAAGGTAGGCTTGGGCACTAAAGGTTTCAAAATGCCTTATGAACTGTCTGGCGGAGAGCAGCAAAGGGTAGATATTGCCCGCGCCCTGCTCAATTCCCCCAAACTGATCCTGGCGGATGAACCTACCGGTAACCTGGACCCTGAAACCTCAGACGGCATTATGCAGCTGCTGTTCAGGATCTGCCGGGAAGATGGTACGGCCCTCATCATGGCTACCCACGACTACATTGTACTTCAGAAGTTCCCTTCCCGCGTTTTACGCACCGAAAACGGACAGGTAACAGACAATGCAGCCGTAAGTTTTGTATAAAATTTTATATTGGTATAAAGCTGATCCTCAACGCAAAGTAGAGAAAGTAGGTACATTTTCATTTGTATTTGCTAATACAAACGTAACTTCATACCTTTGCACCGGAAAAATAGCGAGTTAAAAAAATTATTTTTATTCAAGATGCCTTACTTAACAGTAGAAAAGAAAGCTAACATTTTCAAAGAATTTGGTGGTAGCGAAAAGAACACCGGTTCCGTGGAAGCGCAAATCGCTTTAGTAACCGAGCGGATCAACAGTATCTCTGCTCACCTGAAACAAAACAAAAAAGATTTCTCTACGCACCGTGGTCTGATGAAAATGGTAGGACAAAGAAAGCGTTTGCTGTCTTATCTCTCCAAAACCAACCTCTCTGGCTACCGCGCCCTCATTGAGAAGTTAGGAATCAGAAAGTAATCTGAAACTTATTATAGCGCTATTCCCAACTAATATAGTTGGGAATAGTTTTTTTGTATGTGTACCTTATTAATCCTCACACAAGTATGAATCTTACACCTGCTTCGGTTAAATTTGATATAGGCGGTGGTCGCGAGGTAACGATAGAAACCGGCAAAATGGCCCGTCAGGCCGATGGTTCGGTTACTGTGCGCTTGGGAAATTGTATCCTTCTGGCTACCGTTGTTGCCAGCCAAAAACCCAAACCCGGCCAATCTTTCTTTCCCCTTACTGTTGATTACCAGGAAAAATTTGCTTCTGCCGGCCGTATCCCCGGTTCTTTCTTCAAAAGAGAAGGTAAACTGAGCGACTACGAAGTGTTGATCTCCCGTTTGATCGACCGCGCTTTGCGCCCTTTATTCCCTGACGATTATTTATGCGATGTACAGGTTCTCGTGAGCCTCATCTCTTCAGATAAAGAAGTTATGCCCGATGCATTGGCTGCGCTCGCTGCCTCTGCTGCACTGGCCGTTTCTGATGTTCCCATCCAGGAGATCATTTCAGAAGTACGCGTTGCCCGTGTTGAAGGTGAATTTGTTATTAACCCTACCCGCACTCAATTAGCTGCGGCGGATATGGACTTCATCGTTGCTGCTACTGCCAAGAACATCATGATGGTGGAAGGCGAAAGCAAGGAGTGCAGTGAAGAAGACCTGGTGAAAGTGATCGAACTCGGCCACGAAGCCATTAAAGTTCAGGTGAAAGCACAGGAAGATCTCCGCGCCCTGGTAGGTAACCCTGCTAAACGTGAATACGAAAAGCCTCACCAGAACGAAGAACTGAAAGCGAAAGTAGCGGCGTTTGCGCAAGCTAAGATCCTCGAAGTTTCTAAAGGTGCCCTCGGTAAACACGCCCGTACAGATGCTTTCAAAAAGATCGAGGAAGAACTCGTGGAATCCCTGGGAGAACTGCCTGAAGAAGATGCGCCATTAGTTGGTGAATACTTCCACGACCTGGAAAAAGAAACCGTACGTAACATGATCCTGGACGAAAAGGTCCGTTTGGATGGCCGCGTACTGGACCAGGTTCGTCCTTTGGCGATGGAAGTAGACCTGCTGCCATCTCCGCACGGCTCTGCATTGTTCACCCGCGGTGAAACGCAATCCCTCACAACCGTTACGCTGGGTACACCAGATGATGAGTTGCTGATCGAAAGCGCTGCAAACTCTGCTTATTCTAAATTTATCCTGCACTATAATTTCCCTCCCTTCTCAACCGGTGAGGTGAAAATGATGCGCGGCCCCGGCCGTCGTGAAGTTGGGCATGGTAACCTTGCCCTCCGTTCCCTGAAACAAATGATGCCCGGTAGCGATTACGCTTACACGGTGCGCGTTGTGTCAGACATCCTGGAATCTAACGGTTCCTCTTCCATGGCCACCGTTTGCGCGGGTTCACTGGCCCTCATGGATGCAGGCGTTCCTTTACCTAAACACGTTTCCGGTATCGCAATGGGATTGATCTCCCGTGCAAGCGATGGAAAATGGGCGGTATTGAGCGACATCCTTGGGGATGAAGATCACCTGGGTGATATGGACTTTAAAGTAACCGGTACCCGCGATGGTATCTGTGGCGTTCAAATGGATATTAAAGTTGATGGCCTGAGCATGGATGTAATGCGCGCTGCGCTTGCACAAGCCCGCCAGGGTCGTTTACACATCCTGGAAGCTATGTACACCGCAATGCCGGCTTTCCGTCCTGAACCTAAACCACATGCGCCACGCATGGAAAAACTGATCATCGACCGTGAATTCATCGGCGCTGTGATCGGACCAGGTGGTAAAGTGATCCAGGAGATCCAACGCGAAACAGGTACTACTATCAATATCGAAGAAGTTGGCCAGACCGGTGAAGTAAGCATCTTCTCTGCACAGAAAGAAAACCTGGACAAGGCTATGGCCTGGGTGAAAGGTATCGTTTCTGTTCCTGAAGTAGGTGAAGTATATGAATCCACCGTGAAGAGCGTAATGCCTTATGGTGCTTTCGTAGAATTCATGCCTGGTAAACAAGGTTTGCTGCACATCTCCGAAGTTTCCTGGAAACGCCTCGAAACAATGGATGGTGTACTCGCCGAAGGAGATAAAGTGAAAGTGAAACTGGTAGGTACAGATCCTAAAACCGGTAAATTCAAACTCAGCCGCAAAGTGCTGATGGATAAACCGGAAGGATATGTAGAAAGACCAGAACGTGAAGATCGTGGAGATAGGGGAGACCGTGGTGATCGCGGAGACCGTGGTGGTGATCGTGGTGATCGCAGAGGTGGTGGAGACCGTCCTCGCGGAGACCGTGATCGTGGTGGAGACCGTGGTGGTGACCGTCCTCGTTTTGACCGTGGTGGCGATCGTGGAGACAGAGGTGATCGTGGAGACCGTGGTGGTTACAACCGCCCTCCGCAACAAACTGAAGGTCCTATCGAAGGCCCGGTGTTCGACGAACAATAGAAATTATCAGCATAAAAAAAGGACCGTTCATTTGAGCGGTCCTTTTTTATTTTAGTTACCTACAGTAGACATCTGCTCTACAAACACCTCACTTTCCCGCCACATGATCCTACCCTTGATGAACTTAAAGATCTTGTAAGACTTTACGCCCACTTCCTCAAAATTCATTTCATACTTCTGCACCCGTTTATTCGTAGAACGGTCCACCACCTGGATCTTACCACCTTCCAGCAGATCAGGCAATATTTCATCCAGGTAAGGCATTAATACCGTTTCGTTGTCATTCCAGAAAAGCGTGATCCGGTCTGTGCTATAATTCATTGGATTGTTCTTGTTCGCCGCCCAGAATTTGGACACCATTTTATAATGCCTTTGCACTTCTTCAGGATTCAGGTGAAGGAACTGGATGTTCCGGAAAACATCTTTGGAATATTTCCGCTGCGGAAGGATCGTATCCAGTCCTTTAAAATAGTCTTCCACATCCTGTTTATCAATAATGAAAACAGCGGTTTGTACCTGGTAGAAAATAGAATCCTTCAGTTCAATCTCATATGGTTTGATAATGGTTTGGGCGGAACCACACAAGTAAAAGGCCATAGCGGCCAGGAGGGTGAATAGATTTTTCATAGGATAAGGTTATATTATTATAATTCAAATATAAGCCTTGGGGCTGAATCTGGCAAAGGATTTTGAAAAATGCGTTTTCCGTATTGGCACTGAGGAATTTGTAACTATCTTGCGGATATGTCACATATTGCGATCACGGTATCTGCTCCATCAGCTTTGAAAGACATTTTAGTGGCTCAACTGTCAGACGCGGGTTATGAAGGGTTTGAAGAAACGGCGGACACACTCGTTGCTTATATCCCTACTACACAATTTGAAGAGAATATTTTACTCGGTATTTTAGGAAGCCACGGGGTAGACTACACGAAAGAAACCATTGCACAGGCCAACTGGAATGCCGTATGGGAAAGCAACTTCCAGCCAGTATTGGTAGATGATTTTTGCGGTATCCGCGCAGGCTTCCATGACTCCCTGCAGGGGCAGGTGTTACATGAGATCATCATCACACCAAAAATGTCCTTCGGCACCGGCCACCATGCCACTACGTATTCTGTGATCAAGTTGATGGAAAACATCAGCATCAAAGGAAAACAAGTATTTGATTTTGGTACCGGCACCGGCATCCTGGCTATTCTCGCAGACAAAATGGATGCAGCACAGGCAGATGCCATCGATAATGATTCCTGGGCGGTAGACAATGCCATTGAGAATGTAGTGGCCAACGGCGCCAGGAATGTACGCGTCTGGCGGGCAGATAACCTGGATGCCATTGCAGATGGCATGTACGACATCCTCCTGGCCAATATCAACCGTAACATCCTGCTGGCCAACATGGCCCACATGAAAAGAATTATGAAACCCGATGGATTATTGATTTTGAGTGGTATATTGCAAGAGGATGAAACTGTAATCGTTAAGGCTGCCAACAGCCAAAACCTAAGCCTGGAGAGAAAAGCATCGAGAGACAACTGGCTGGCCATATCCTTTAAGGCGGATTAAGACCGTCAATATGGAAAAATTTATATATTTTAATTGCTGATTGACGAGTATTTGTCTTATTATTGCAGTGAACTTTGTAATTTTTTTAACACGAGATTTACTATCTTAGCACTCTAACTTATTGTGATGACTGAATTATTGCTACTAATAGGTGCCTATCTTATTGGCTCTTTTGCCACCGCCGTATGGGTGAGTAAAGGGGTTTTCGGGATGGATATTCGCGAACATGGTTCCGGTAATGCCGGTGCCACCAACACTTTCCGTGTATTGGGCCCTAAAGCCGGTACCTTTGTGATGGTCGTGGATATGCTCAAGGGCGTATTAGCCGTAAGATTATCCTATTTGCTCCCTATTTACAACGAACCGGATCAGATCACGCAACTGGTGAACCTCCAGGTAGGCTTGGGCCTTGCGGCCGTAGTGGGTCATATCTTCCCCATTTGGGCAGGTTTCCGTGGCGGTAAAGGTATTGCCACCCTCTTCGGGATGGTGCTTGCCATTCAGCCCTTAGTGGCCCTGTGTTGCGTAGGCGTATTCCTTATGATCCTTTTCCTTACCAGGTACGTTTCTTTAAGTTCTATTATTGCCAGTATCGCATTCCCAGTGCTGATACTTTTCATATTCCGTGAAAAAGAGGTATTCTATCGCATCTTTGCCATAGCTGTGGCTTTAATGGTGGTATTAACCCACCAGAAGAACATTGCCAGGTTACTTACCGGCAGCGAAAGCAAAGTACCCCTGTTCAAGAATCGCAAAAACAAGCACGACAGAGCGTAGTGCCCAAATCCGGCACAACGATTGCTCTATGTGAAGAAAGCGGTATTTTCGGATATCCATCTTCAAAATATTAACCGATGAAAAAAATTGCATTGTTATTTGTAGCCGGTACGGGTTTGCTGTATGCATGTACCCGTGTACCGATTACAGGCCGTAGCCAGTTAAACCTCATCCCTGAAAGCACCATCCAATCCATGGCCTTGCAGGAGTATCAGACCTTTCTTTCTCAGAATAAAACTGTTTCTCCCACCGGCAGCAAGGATGCTGAGATGGTAAGGAGGGTAGGAGGCCGGATTGCCCAGGCCGTAACCACTTATATGGCACAGAACAACCTGGGTAACGAAGTGGCCAACTACAAATGGGAATTCAATCTTGTGAACGATAAACAGGTGAATGCCTGGTGTATGCCAGGAGGAAAGGTGGTAGTATATACCGGCCTTTTACCCGTAACACAGAACGAAACCGCGCTGGCTTGCGTAATGGGCCACGAGATCGCCCATGCCATCGCCCGCCATGGTAACGAACGTATGAGCCAGGGACTCGTAGCCCAGGGGATCCAGGTAGCAGGTGCTGTTGCCCTCAACAAGAACCCCCAGGCCCAGAATATCTTCATGCAGGCCTTCAACGTAGGCGGCCCCCTCGGCCTCATGGCCTATGGCCGCCAGAATGAGCTGGAAGCAGACCACCTCGGCCTGATCTTTATGGCCATGGCCGGCTACAACCCGCAGGAAGCCGTTCCCTTCTGGACCCGCATGGCCAATACAGGCGGCCAAAAACCACCTGAACTGCTCAGCACTCACCCCAGCGACGAACGCCGCATCGCCCAATTACAGAAGCTGATGCCCGAAGCCATGAAGTACTACAGTACCCAGCGCTAAAAGGCCCAATCATAACTTATCCAAAGGGTGCCTCCACAAGGGGCACCCTTCTTCTTTCAGAGAGCATTCCAATACCTTAGATAGGCTTCACATAGGCTCAAGATAGGGTAATCCTTCTCCCATCCTAT includes:
- a CDS encoding AIR synthase related protein; the encoded protein is MDQNLYAQRGVSAGKEDVHNAIRHIDKGLFPQAFCKIIPDILGGDADWCNIMHADGAGTKSSLAYAYWKETGDISVWRGIAQDAIIMNTDDLLCVGATDNILLSSTIGRNKNLVPGEVIAAIINGTEEILEELRSYGMGIYSTGGETADVGDLVRTIIVDSTVTCRMKRADVISNDRIKAGDVVVGLSSSGQATYEREYNGGMGSNGLTSARHDVFNKTVAQKFPESYDPSIPQELVFSGKKALTDLVNVPGVGNITAGKLVLSPTRTYAPVIKQILEQYRSQVNGMVHCSGGAQTKVLHFINNLHVIKDNLFPIPPLFSLIQEQSGTSWKEMYQVFNMGHRMELYVPEQIAEDIIRISQTYNIDAQIVGRVTDSPAKKVTVKSEFGTFEYA
- the holA gene encoding DNA polymerase III subunit delta; its protein translation is MDYQDIIKDWKSNKFRPLYWLEGEEDFFIDQVVDYAEHHLLSEAEQGFNLTVLYGKDTDWATVVNACRRYPMFAERQVVILKEAQAMKDLLKLEAYIEQPLGSTIFVVAHKQGKIDGRSKTAKLIKDKGVVLSTKKMYDNQIPAWAEAYVRSQGLGISEKACVLLADHIGNDLSRIANEIDKLKVNLPAGKKIDEADIEKYVGISKEYNVFELQNALGMQDMGKVMRIIKYFSANPKAAPIQMVIPALYNYFAKISLLFGVKGGEKEMASAIGVHPFFVKDYMAAARKFGPDGTERALLLLHQYNLRSIGINDSGTEDGELMKEMAYRMLRP
- a CDS encoding cell division ATP-binding protein FtsE translates to MVDQPIVQLTNVNIYQGHSLILSDVNITVNRGEFVYLIGKTGTGKSSLLKTLYGDLTLKEGNGQVVGFDLKKMDWKKVPYLRRNLGVVFQDFQLLTDRNVHDNLKFALKATGWQEPKQIEDKIHDVLEKVGLGTKGFKMPYELSGGEQQRVDIARALLNSPKLILADEPTGNLDPETSDGIMQLLFRICREDGTALIMATHDYIVLQKFPSRVLRTENGQVTDNAAVSFV
- a CDS encoding M56 family metallopeptidase, with product MTPLLAYLAKVIICSGILYAYYHMALRNNRFHQWNRFYLLLCTLLSLVVPLLRIPISFTPEDTDTLFVYTSQVVTLREQVFTPAGPLPVTHFNWVLFLYSAVIVVLAGRLLFGYWKIVRLIHMSRVEFVKPYWMVLSEQITAPFSFFRYIFWNKRVNATTQEGRQMLQHEMVHVQEKHSTDKLFMEIITAVCWINPFFHLIKRELSLIHEFIADKKSVVNGNVADYAQTILQMALQTNRSFSMTNNFSHQPIKRRILMLTQSRKLRFSYLRRLMILPIAIMIFSSLAFVITEENIDKLVSAPPDIQILQKKDSTIKPPPPPAPAKNPKVQFKPQQKNGKEVFTFVEQPPTFAGGDAALNKFLATNIRYPHTATEKNIQGTVFVSFIVSDDGNVMDVKTVGAPKGGGLEEEAIRVVEKMPRWVPGKQNGQLVNVQFNLPIRFTLQESGEPKKKIADDGAYLMVEEMPTYPGGQNAMMQYLSSNVRYPKSAVDKNMAGTVYVKFDIDKDGSISNVQSVNKAIGSGLEEEAIRVVKKMPNWNPGREKGEPVRVRFVLPVAFRLTK
- a CDS encoding BlaI/MecI/CopY family transcriptional regulator, translating into MKTLTKAEEQIMQVLWKLGPSFVKDMIDEMPEPRPHYNTISTLVKILVDKGFVSFKAYGKSHQYYALITKDEYSHKTVKHLVSGYFEGSFSNMVSFFVKEKDMSVADLEKLLQQIKNAKNTEK
- a CDS encoding bifunctional riboflavin kinase/FAD synthetase; protein product: MQVHRDLQQLPDFRNAVITIGTFDGVHTGHQYILQQLQEAAEACHGETVIITFDPHPREVLAPQNKTVHLLTTLDEKIQLLEKWGIHHLVVVPFTKAFSELSATAYLEDFLISTFRPHTIIIGYDHRFGHNREGGLELLEAEQQKFGFQLLEIPQQVVHDLTVSSTKIRNSLQEGAILLANELLGYPYFINGKVVHGDKMGRQLGFPTANIALHDSRKLIPAQGVYAVNVTVAGKEWKGALNIGTRPTFNGTELRIEVYILDFNEDIYGAEIHVSFIEFIRADKKFDAVDALVVQITDDVAKARLILRS
- a CDS encoding 3'-5' exonuclease — translated: MLNNVALDQLLLLDIETTPLTASFDHLPDELQALWLEKNAKTAPESENAFENFNERAGLLAEFGRIVCISAGFFFTENGHYQLRIKSFYGNDEKELLSGFLELTHKFFTRHPRFQFAGHNIREFDIPYICRRALINGLSLPVSLQLNNFKPWEQPLLDTMQLWRFGEFRNYTSLKLLAAVMGIPTPKDDIDGSMVGKVYWETGDVKRIADYCQKDVLTVAQLLLKFKGLPLIEKDGISIVA